One part of the Dyadobacter sp. 676 genome encodes these proteins:
- a CDS encoding capsule assembly Wzi family protein yields MSNLEASAGAGAYLSSNSETPFWLSTNQFGAVPDRSTAGVVQATVRRNYVFYDSLAGQPRKFDWRAGINPIAMYNKDNRFKFVLPEAHVNVRYKRVELWVGRRREVMGLGDTTLSSGFYAVSGNSLPIPKLQIGTVGFTPLKFTGDFVAVHAGFAHGWFNTDYIQGVRLHQKFLYLRFGKNKSKIYAGLNHNVMWAGHSDYLKEHPELAVNGELPSSWSIYPNVVFAFTSKNWFEKNGYGAFDSYRVGNHLGSYDVAFETQFRHYRLFVYHQHPFEDVSSMLFKNIPDGLYGVNLKMLSSNAGNGFSLTHLTVEFLSTKDQSGSEFYIPGSKYQGADNYFNHTQYSEGWSYQGRTVGTPLIIPGKDMDQSQLVNHRYFPNNRVNMWYLGAQGAMGRSLTLTLRLSYSRNFGTPGADFDPPERTVFIGARSRIYAAPFEKYKHDRARSYRSGRYFPAENGWISWPAKELVKNGGARYFPDCPTMDKVVRNRTAWRTFSSIKH; encoded by the coding sequence GTGTCCAACCTGGAAGCGAGTGCCGGGGCGGGGGCCTATTTATCGTCAAACAGCGAAACGCCGTTCTGGCTCAGTACTAATCAGTTCGGCGCTGTGCCCGACCGTTCCACTGCCGGTGTAGTGCAGGCAACCGTACGGAGGAACTATGTTTTCTACGACAGCCTCGCCGGCCAACCGCGGAAGTTTGACTGGCGTGCGGGGATAAACCCCATAGCCATGTACAATAAGGATAACCGGTTCAAATTTGTGTTGCCGGAAGCGCATGTGAACGTGCGGTATAAGCGCGTGGAGCTGTGGGTTGGGCGAAGGAGGGAAGTAATGGGGCTGGGGGATACTACGCTGTCTTCGGGCTTTTATGCGGTGTCGGGCAACTCGCTGCCAATCCCGAAATTGCAGATCGGTACGGTTGGCTTTACGCCTTTAAAGTTCACCGGGGACTTTGTGGCGGTGCATGCGGGGTTTGCGCACGGATGGTTTAATACGGATTATATCCAGGGTGTGAGGCTGCATCAGAAATTTCTCTATCTGAGATTTGGGAAAAATAAAAGCAAAATCTACGCCGGGCTGAACCACAATGTAATGTGGGCAGGGCATTCCGATTACCTGAAAGAACACCCCGAACTGGCCGTGAATGGCGAACTTCCATCGTCGTGGTCCATTTATCCGAACGTCGTTTTCGCGTTCACTTCCAAAAACTGGTTTGAAAAGAACGGATACGGTGCGTTTGATAGCTATCGGGTCGGTAACCACCTGGGGAGCTACGACGTTGCCTTTGAAACGCAATTCCGGCATTACCGGTTGTTTGTTTATCATCAGCATCCTTTCGAGGACGTATCCAGCATGCTCTTTAAGAACATTCCCGACGGGCTGTACGGGGTAAACCTCAAAATGTTATCCTCAAATGCCGGAAATGGCTTTTCGCTTACGCATCTGACCGTGGAATTCCTTTCTACCAAAGACCAGTCGGGTTCGGAGTTCTACATTCCCGGAAGCAAGTACCAGGGCGCGGACAACTATTTCAATCACACGCAGTATTCGGAAGGATGGTCGTATCAGGGCCGGACGGTGGGGACGCCGCTGATCATTCCGGGCAAAGATATGGACCAGTCGCAGCTGGTGAACCACCGGTATTTTCCCAACAACCGTGTGAATATGTGGTACCTGGGTGCCCAGGGAGCGATGGGACGGTCGCTGACGCTTACACTGAGGCTTTCATACAGCCGGAATTTCGGTACCCCCGGAGCGGATTTCGACCCCCCCGAAAGGACAGTTTTCATCGGCGCTCGGAGCAGAATATATGCTGCGCCGTTTGAAAAATACAAGCATGATCGTGCGCGTAGCTACCGATCGGGGCGATATTTTCCTGCGGAGAACGGGTGGATATCTTGGCCTGCGAAAGAGCTGGTAAAAAACGGCGGGGCGAGGTATTTTCCAGATTGTCCAACGATGGACAAGGTTGTTCGGAATCGGACAGCTTGGAGGACTTTTTCTTCAATAAAGCACTGA
- a CDS encoding ABC transporter permease, with product MIRNYFKIALRNLLKSKGYSAINIGGLSVGMAVAVLIGLWIYDELSFDHYHRNHGRIGQVWQFVQFGPEKSAYNVVPLPLAADMKEKYADFEAISKSAYRDIIISNGDKMFSKPGQYVQPSFTKMMSVRIVAGSDNLNDVNSVLLSESFARSLFGNADPVDKVVKLNSNRDVKVMGVFEDIPNNSTFKDTQVLAPWDLFVATNPSVQGAEKTWDENSYQVFVQLREGADFAAASAKIRDSRMKRENPPGYKPEFFLHPMDRWHLYSDFENGVNTGGLISFVWLFGTIGVFVLLLACINFMNLSTARSEKRAKEVGIRKAIGSVRVQLVSQFFSESALVVMVAFALSLLLAGLSLPAFNELAEKKITLPLTSPLFWLSGIAFSLLTAMIAGSYPALYLSSFQPLKVLKGTFKAGRFAALPRKVLVVMQFTVSVTLVIGTVVVFRQIQHAKNRPVGYDRQGLIEVDMTTRALYGHYNALKNDLMNTGAVSGYSQSSGSMTVQSGGVTNLSWPGKAPDAVPLLMSNHISHDYGETAGWQVIQGRDFSRAYPTDSTAMIINESALKLMGLKKPLESVLNWGGKEYRVIGVVRDMVRESPFNQNSPSFFVINYRNTNVINIRLSPTVGVGDALEKVAAVFRKYDPGSPFTYQFVDERFAEKFADEERIGKLAFFFTVLAIFISCLGLFGLASFVAEQRTKEIGIRKVLGASIANLWQLLSTDFIALVMLACVISGPIAWYFMSGWLQNYYYRTELSWWIFAGTGLGALAITLLTVSFQAIRAALINPVRSLRAE from the coding sequence ATGATACGCAACTATTTCAAAATCGCATTAAGGAACCTGCTGAAAAGCAAGGGGTATTCCGCTATTAACATTGGCGGGCTTTCGGTAGGCATGGCGGTGGCGGTGCTGATAGGGCTCTGGATCTATGACGAGCTGTCGTTCGACCATTACCACCGGAATCACGGACGCATCGGACAGGTGTGGCAGTTTGTACAGTTCGGGCCTGAAAAATCGGCGTATAACGTAGTGCCGCTACCACTGGCCGCAGATATGAAAGAGAAATATGCCGATTTTGAAGCGATCAGCAAATCGGCATACCGGGACATTATTATTTCCAACGGCGACAAAATGTTCTCCAAGCCGGGGCAGTACGTGCAGCCGTCGTTCACGAAAATGATGTCTGTCCGCATTGTTGCCGGAAGCGATAATTTAAACGATGTGAATTCGGTCCTGCTTTCCGAATCGTTTGCCCGATCGCTTTTCGGGAATGCAGACCCGGTCGACAAAGTCGTGAAGCTCAACAGCAACCGTGATGTGAAGGTTATGGGCGTGTTTGAAGATATACCCAATAACAGCACATTTAAAGACACACAAGTGCTTGCGCCCTGGGATCTTTTTGTTGCGACCAACCCGTCGGTACAGGGGGCGGAGAAAACCTGGGACGAGAATTCTTACCAGGTATTTGTGCAGCTGCGTGAAGGCGCCGATTTTGCGGCGGCATCGGCGAAAATAAGGGATTCGCGCATGAAAAGAGAGAACCCGCCGGGCTACAAACCGGAGTTTTTCCTTCATCCGATGGACCGCTGGCACCTGTATTCCGATTTCGAAAACGGTGTCAATACCGGCGGGCTGATCTCGTTCGTATGGCTTTTCGGGACTATTGGCGTCTTCGTGCTCCTTCTCGCCTGTATCAATTTCATGAACCTGAGCACCGCACGGTCCGAGAAGCGGGCCAAGGAAGTGGGTATCCGGAAAGCAATCGGATCGGTGCGGGTACAGCTGGTGAGCCAGTTTTTCAGCGAATCGGCGCTGGTCGTGATGGTCGCGTTTGCGCTGTCGTTGCTGCTGGCCGGACTTTCGTTGCCGGCTTTTAACGAATTGGCCGAAAAGAAGATCACCCTGCCGCTAACCAGCCCGTTATTCTGGCTCTCGGGGATCGCATTCAGTCTGCTCACGGCCATGATCGCCGGTAGCTATCCCGCGCTTTACCTTTCTTCTTTTCAACCACTCAAAGTGCTGAAAGGAACGTTCAAGGCGGGCAGGTTCGCCGCATTGCCTCGAAAAGTGCTCGTGGTTATGCAATTTACAGTTTCGGTAACGCTGGTCATAGGTACCGTTGTTGTTTTCAGGCAAATACAGCATGCCAAAAACCGCCCGGTGGGGTACGACAGGCAGGGGCTGATTGAAGTGGATATGACCACACGGGCGCTTTACGGGCATTATAATGCATTGAAAAACGACCTGATGAATACCGGGGCGGTGAGTGGTTACTCGCAGTCGTCGGGCTCGATGACGGTGCAATCCGGCGGGGTAACCAATCTTTCGTGGCCGGGCAAGGCCCCCGACGCGGTACCGCTGCTGATGTCCAACCATATTTCGCATGATTATGGGGAAACGGCAGGCTGGCAAGTAATCCAGGGCCGGGATTTCTCACGCGCCTATCCGACGGATTCGACGGCCATGATTATCAACGAATCGGCATTGAAGCTGATGGGGCTGAAAAAGCCGCTGGAATCGGTATTGAATTGGGGCGGAAAGGAATACAGGGTGATCGGTGTGGTGAGGGACATGGTCCGGGAGTCGCCGTTCAACCAGAACAGCCCGTCGTTCTTTGTGATCAATTACCGCAATACGAATGTGATCAATATCAGGCTGTCGCCCACGGTCGGGGTGGGCGACGCACTGGAAAAAGTAGCGGCGGTTTTCCGCAAATATGATCCGGGCAGTCCGTTTACCTATCAGTTTGTTGACGAGCGGTTTGCGGAGAAGTTTGCCGACGAAGAGCGGATCGGGAAACTGGCTTTTTTCTTCACGGTCCTGGCGATATTCATTTCTTGTCTGGGCTTGTTCGGCCTTGCATCCTTCGTCGCCGAACAACGTACGAAGGAGATTGGGATCAGAAAAGTGCTCGGCGCATCCATTGCCAATCTCTGGCAGCTGCTTTCCACCGATTTTATCGCGCTGGTAATGCTCGCATGTGTCATTTCGGGGCCCATTGCCTGGTATTTTATGAGCGGCTGGCTGCAAAATTACTATTATCGCACCGAGCTATCCTGGTGGATTTTCGCCGGTACGGGTCTGGGCGCCCTTGCGATTACCTTGTTGACGGTCAGTTTCCAGGCGATCCGCGCCGCGCTTATTAACCCTGTGAGAAGTTTGAGGGCGGAGTAA
- a CDS encoding FtsX-like permease family protein yields the protein MGSHIRFGEEDMTVIGVTKNVIQQNPYDEVQPAVMLMRPYFTFQGLIRFKNEVDIRKALAAIQPVIEKYNPSYPFEYQFVDDEYNRKFRTENQIGRLAAIFAVLAILISCLGLFGLASFMAERRTKEIGVRKVLGASVSQLWLLLSQDFVLLVLISCAIASPLAYYFLQKWLANYNYRIEISPFVFLAAGVAAVLVTLATISFQSIKAALMNPVKSLRSE from the coding sequence GTGGGGAGCCATATCAGGTTCGGCGAGGAGGATATGACGGTAATAGGGGTCACGAAAAACGTGATCCAGCAAAACCCGTACGACGAAGTGCAGCCTGCCGTGATGCTCATGCGGCCGTATTTTACTTTTCAGGGGCTTATCCGTTTCAAAAACGAAGTCGATATCCGGAAGGCGCTTGCCGCGATCCAGCCGGTAATCGAGAAATATAATCCTTCCTATCCGTTCGAATACCAGTTTGTGGACGACGAATACAACCGGAAGTTCCGGACCGAAAATCAGATCGGTCGGTTGGCCGCCATTTTCGCGGTGCTGGCAATCCTGATCAGCTGTCTCGGGCTTTTCGGACTGGCTTCTTTTATGGCGGAACGGCGGACCAAGGAAATCGGCGTGCGTAAGGTGCTGGGCGCTTCGGTATCGCAGCTTTGGCTGTTGTTATCGCAGGATTTTGTATTGCTGGTACTGATAAGCTGCGCAATTGCGTCGCCTCTGGCTTATTATTTCCTCCAAAAATGGCTTGCCAACTACAATTATCGTATCGAAATCAGTCCGTTCGTGTTCCTGGCCGCGGGTGTGGCCGCTGTGCTAGTGACGCTCGCGACGATCAGTTTCCAGAGTATCAAGGCGGCATTGATGAACCCGGTAAAGAGTCTCAGATCTGAGTAA
- a CDS encoding ABC transporter permease, with product MLKNYLKIAFRNLVKNKGYSAINILGLAMGMAVALLIGLWVRYEWSFDDFHENRVSLVRVMKHTYFNNHKGTQSGIMLPLAAELRAHFSEVKHVTRVDWGDKHSLVAGEQKLSKTGHYVDPDFLKMFTFPLVKGNAEQVLKDPYSIVLTESLAKAMFGDAEPVGKVIRVDNRFEVMVTGILKDIPRNSSFEFDYLMPYELNIATSDFVRGAVNEWGNNFLQTYVQLNDGVTPEAFSARIANLVRTKMNDKNESLLFAHPMPKWHLFGEFKDWVNTGGAIEYVRLFAVIGILVLLIACINFMNLSTARSEKRAREVGIRKAVGSERRQLIAQFLTESMLTALLGFAIALVIVELALPYLKDVGFEHVELNWSNIPLMAVAFAGCIVTGLLAGSYPALYLSGFVPVKVLKGTFQVGRAANLPRKILVVTQFTFSIALIIGTVIVFQQIQHAKSRSMGYNPEKLIWLSLSSDLQRNFLPMKTELMATGYVEAVSKTSSPMTGVYNQWEGFSWPGKDPQSNPLFSALMVDPSYFKTAGLKLKEGRFFAERVLSDSNAIVLNEASVKLMGLRTRWGAISGSARRI from the coding sequence ATGCTAAAAAACTATCTGAAAATTGCTTTCCGCAATCTCGTCAAAAACAAGGGGTATTCAGCGATCAATATCCTGGGGCTGGCAATGGGTATGGCCGTGGCGCTGCTGATCGGCCTTTGGGTGCGGTATGAATGGAGCTTTGATGATTTTCATGAAAACCGGGTGAGCCTTGTGCGGGTTATGAAGCACACGTATTTCAACAATCATAAAGGCACGCAAAGCGGCATTATGCTTCCCCTGGCGGCCGAGTTGCGGGCGCATTTCTCGGAGGTGAAGCACGTTACGCGGGTAGATTGGGGGGACAAGCATAGCCTGGTGGCCGGTGAACAAAAGCTGAGCAAGACCGGCCATTATGTCGACCCCGATTTCCTGAAAATGTTCACATTCCCACTCGTCAAAGGTAATGCGGAGCAAGTCTTGAAAGATCCGTATTCCATTGTTCTGACGGAGTCGCTCGCCAAAGCGATGTTCGGCGATGCGGAGCCGGTTGGTAAAGTGATCAGGGTAGATAACCGCTTTGAAGTGATGGTAACGGGGATATTAAAGGATATTCCCAGGAATTCGTCATTTGAATTCGATTACCTCATGCCCTATGAACTGAATATCGCTACTTCCGACTTCGTCCGCGGAGCAGTGAATGAGTGGGGTAACAATTTTCTCCAGACCTACGTGCAGCTGAACGACGGCGTTACGCCCGAAGCTTTTTCGGCGCGCATCGCCAACCTCGTCCGTACGAAGATGAATGATAAAAATGAAAGCCTGCTTTTTGCGCACCCTATGCCGAAATGGCATTTGTTCGGTGAATTTAAAGATTGGGTGAACACAGGCGGGGCCATCGAATATGTGCGGCTTTTTGCCGTGATCGGAATACTCGTGCTGCTGATCGCCTGCATTAACTTCATGAACCTCAGTACCGCACGCTCGGAGAAACGGGCACGGGAGGTGGGAATACGGAAGGCGGTAGGCTCGGAGCGGCGGCAACTCATCGCACAGTTCCTCACAGAATCGATGCTGACGGCATTGCTGGGCTTTGCAATCGCGCTGGTGATCGTAGAATTGGCATTGCCATATCTCAAAGATGTCGGATTTGAGCATGTCGAGCTTAATTGGAGCAATATTCCGTTGATGGCCGTAGCTTTTGCGGGGTGCATAGTTACGGGATTGCTGGCAGGAAGTTATCCGGCGTTGTATTTGTCGGGATTCGTGCCGGTAAAAGTTTTGAAAGGCACGTTTCAGGTTGGCAGGGCAGCCAATTTGCCCCGGAAAATATTGGTTGTGACCCAGTTCACATTCTCGATCGCGTTGATCATCGGCACGGTGATCGTGTTTCAGCAAATACAGCATGCCAAAAGCCGGTCCATGGGCTACAATCCCGAAAAGCTGATCTGGCTGAGCCTTTCCAGCGATTTACAAAGGAATTTCCTGCCGATGAAAACCGAGCTGATGGCCACCGGCTACGTCGAAGCGGTGAGTAAAACGTCGAGCCCGATGACGGGGGTTTATAATCAATGGGAAGGGTTTTCCTGGCCCGGTAAAGACCCGCAAAGCAATCCGTTGTTCAGTGCATTGATGGTCGATCCCTCATATTTTAAAACAGCGGGCCTCAAACTGAAAGAAGGCAGGTTTTTTGCCGAAAGGGTGCTTTCCGACAGCAACGCGATCGTACTCAACGAGGCATCGGTGAAGCTGATGGGTTTAAGAACCCGGTGGGGAGCCATATCAGGTTCGGCGAGGAGGATATGA
- a CDS encoding serine hydrolase domain-containing protein, with protein sequence MNNILAFLIFFCAFQKSWSQARGGFEADVGRYARMLGLPAYALGVAEGDKLVFFKSAGYADSAGKVAITKDHIFEIASVTKSLTSIALQQLEEAGKLSLNDLVDKYPNRYFTKERWNAQTTLAHLVSHTSESTPVGSAFVYNGSKFNIVFNAFTAVNPVDSTEELTRPFTMEIEKGILTPLGMTHTLTRFTEQEHGDLRKWVAVKYSFDAAAGKYVPRPVNPAGMQSGPGFGMMSSVQDLVRYSAAIGKESILSAGRYRKITTPFYPGSPQGMGWFTYSVGGVDLHWSYGYGDNSSALLLRVPQRNVTLILLSPANAHSAAALLGFGNPLFAPIVASFVRNYVLNAPGTIDFGGRFDTHRRKFENPDATGCCRCVGTRGVRGGHELVVFGKSSSRQYDEKP encoded by the coding sequence ATGAACAACATACTAGCGTTTCTGATTTTTTTCTGTGCTTTTCAAAAATCGTGGTCACAGGCAAGGGGTGGGTTTGAGGCAGACGTCGGGCGTTATGCGCGCATGCTTGGCTTGCCCGCGTACGCGCTAGGCGTGGCTGAGGGGGATAAGCTGGTTTTTTTCAAAAGCGCGGGTTATGCCGATTCGGCAGGCAAGGTGGCGATTACAAAGGATCATATCTTTGAAATAGCTTCTGTCACAAAATCGCTTACATCCATTGCATTGCAGCAATTGGAGGAGGCCGGGAAACTTTCACTGAACGACCTCGTCGACAAGTACCCGAACCGTTATTTCACGAAAGAGCGCTGGAATGCGCAGACGACGTTGGCGCATCTTGTCAGCCATACTTCGGAAAGCACGCCGGTCGGGTCGGCGTTTGTGTATAATGGAAGCAAGTTCAACATTGTTTTCAATGCATTTACGGCGGTTAACCCGGTAGATTCCACCGAAGAATTGACACGTCCGTTTACGATGGAGATCGAGAAGGGTATTTTGACTCCGCTCGGAATGACGCACACACTTACCCGCTTTACCGAGCAGGAGCATGGCGACCTGAGAAAATGGGTGGCTGTAAAATACAGTTTCGATGCTGCGGCCGGCAAATATGTTCCCCGGCCAGTGAATCCGGCGGGTATGCAGAGCGGTCCGGGCTTCGGCATGATGAGCAGCGTGCAGGACTTGGTACGCTATTCGGCGGCGATAGGCAAGGAGAGTATCCTTTCTGCCGGGCGGTACCGGAAGATTACGACGCCATTTTACCCGGGCAGCCCGCAGGGAATGGGCTGGTTTACGTATTCTGTGGGTGGTGTAGACCTGCATTGGTCCTACGGCTATGGCGATAACAGCTCGGCGTTGCTGCTGCGCGTGCCGCAACGGAACGTTACGCTCATTTTGCTGTCGCCCGCCAATGCACATTCCGCGGCAGCGCTACTCGGTTTCGGGAACCCGCTGTTCGCGCCGATTGTGGCTTCGTTTGTACGCAATTACGTGTTGAATGCCCCCGGAACCATTGATTTCGGGGGGAGATTTGATACGCATCGAAGAAAGTTTGAAAACCCGGATGCCACCGGATGTTGCAGATGTGTTGGTACACGAGGCGTTCGGGGCGGTCATGAGCTTGTCGTATTCGGGAAAAGCAGTTCCCGCCAATACGATGAAAAGCCTTGA
- a CDS encoding ABC transporter permease: MFKNYLKIALRNLLNNKGYTAINVFGLGLGLATCLLIVLYISDELSFDKHHRSADRLFRIAMEARNEKWAGTPGPVAAGIATDFPEVESVARVLKFSGVDRMLLENRGGRETIRFYETNGYYADSTLFDVFTYDFKYGNAQTALKRPNTLVLSEPVAEKLFGNADPVGKVIRVGLIFGDFDYTVTGVYRTGRKSHIDARFFLSMQNGDMGGWVASQNNWAMNNIFHTYVKLHNGADAAAFESKLTPFLNRHGEADLKAMGISKRLFIQPVTDIYLKSNIGNEIAPNGSMTYLYIFGSIAVFLLLIACINFMNLSTARSEKRAKEVGVRKVMGAVRDSLVYQFLGESMMLAFLALAIAVLVVQLLLPYFNNLTGKDLNMFAHPAFLYWMAGITLFTGLAAGLYPAFYLSSFKPVSVLKGRLVNVPSAVLLRKGLVVFQFTVSIVLILGAIVIGRQLSFLQKQNLGFDKEQKLVVPFRSEKAAANYDAFRNEVLRIPGIGTATSGSVYPGIENIEDLLFYAENKTVHDAVDIHFATVGDDYIETLGLKMAAGRSFTKAFGGDSSSIILNETAVRALGYNTTSAIGKNVFFELGGQRRSLQVVGVVKDFNFRSLHERIKPYALTTSITDKYQYFIASVKTRDYTAVLASVEAAWKRLNPDMPFSYSFLDQDFQKNYEKERRTGSIVVYFTCIAVVIACLGLFGLAAFSAERRTKEIGVRKVLGASVGNIAGMLSAEFLRLVCVALVIATPIAWVGMRQWLQGFAYQVGIQWWIFPATGLFAIVLALLTVGFQSIKAALTDPVKSLKSE, translated from the coding sequence ATGTTTAAAAACTATCTTAAAATCGCCCTTCGCAACCTGTTGAATAACAAGGGTTACACGGCTATTAATGTCTTCGGACTGGGGCTTGGGTTGGCTACCTGCCTGCTTATCGTGCTGTACATTTCCGACGAGCTGAGTTTTGATAAACATCACCGGTCCGCCGACCGGCTTTTCCGCATTGCCATGGAGGCCCGGAATGAAAAATGGGCGGGGACTCCCGGGCCGGTGGCTGCGGGCATCGCCACCGATTTTCCGGAAGTCGAATCGGTGGCGCGTGTGCTGAAATTTTCCGGCGTGGACCGTATGCTGCTCGAAAATCGCGGCGGCCGGGAAACCATTCGGTTTTACGAAACCAATGGCTACTATGCCGATTCGACGCTGTTCGATGTATTTACCTACGATTTCAAATATGGAAATGCACAAACAGCACTCAAACGGCCCAATACCCTCGTACTTTCGGAGCCGGTCGCCGAAAAACTGTTCGGGAATGCCGATCCGGTTGGTAAAGTGATCCGGGTCGGGCTTATTTTCGGGGATTTCGACTACACTGTCACAGGCGTTTACCGTACCGGCAGGAAATCGCATATCGACGCCCGCTTCTTTTTATCGATGCAAAATGGCGATATGGGCGGTTGGGTAGCGAGCCAGAACAACTGGGCGATGAACAACATTTTTCATACCTACGTAAAGCTGCATAATGGCGCCGACGCAGCTGCGTTCGAATCCAAACTGACGCCGTTTTTAAATCGTCACGGCGAAGCCGACCTGAAAGCGATGGGCATTTCGAAAAGGTTATTCATTCAACCGGTAACCGATATTTACCTGAAATCCAACATCGGCAACGAGATCGCGCCCAATGGAAGCATGACGTACCTGTACATTTTTGGCTCAATCGCGGTATTCCTGTTGCTCATCGCCTGCATCAATTTCATGAACCTCAGCACCGCGCGCTCCGAAAAGCGGGCGAAGGAAGTGGGTGTAAGGAAGGTAATGGGGGCGGTGAGGGATTCATTGGTTTATCAATTCCTCGGCGAATCGATGATGCTGGCATTCCTGGCGCTGGCAATTGCGGTGCTGGTTGTTCAACTGCTTTTACCCTATTTCAATAACCTGACCGGAAAAGACCTGAATATGTTCGCCCATCCGGCATTTCTGTACTGGATGGCCGGCATTACGCTCTTTACCGGGCTGGCTGCGGGGCTTTATCCGGCCTTTTATCTGTCGTCGTTCAAACCCGTGAGCGTTCTCAAAGGGCGGCTCGTGAATGTGCCCTCGGCTGTACTGCTCCGGAAGGGATTGGTGGTATTTCAGTTCACAGTGTCTATCGTCCTGATTCTCGGTGCGATCGTGATCGGCAGGCAATTGTCCTTTCTTCAGAAGCAAAACCTGGGATTTGACAAGGAACAAAAACTGGTGGTGCCGTTTAGAAGCGAGAAGGCAGCGGCGAATTACGACGCATTCAGGAACGAGGTGCTGCGGATTCCAGGTATCGGGACCGCTACCAGCGGATCGGTATATCCGGGAATCGAAAACATTGAAGACTTGCTTTTTTACGCGGAGAACAAGACTGTCCATGATGCCGTCGACATTCATTTCGCGACCGTAGGCGACGACTATATAGAAACATTGGGCCTGAAAATGGCCGCCGGGCGATCCTTCACAAAGGCATTTGGCGGCGATTCCAGCAGTATTATCCTCAACGAGACGGCCGTTCGGGCTCTCGGCTACAATACCACGTCCGCGATTGGTAAGAATGTGTTCTTCGAGTTGGGCGGTCAGCGACGGAGTTTGCAGGTGGTGGGTGTGGTAAAGGATTTTAACTTCCGCAGCCTGCACGAGAGAATTAAACCCTATGCGCTTACTACCAGCATTACCGATAAGTACCAATATTTTATTGCCAGTGTAAAAACCAGGGACTATACCGCCGTATTGGCATCGGTAGAAGCTGCCTGGAAGAGACTGAACCCCGACATGCCTTTTTCCTATTCGTTCCTTGACCAGGACTTTCAGAAGAATTATGAAAAAGAGCGGCGCACGGGTAGCATTGTGGTGTATTTCACCTGCATTGCCGTTGTGATTGCCTGCCTGGGCTTGTTCGGGCTGGCTGCTTTCTCGGCCGAACGGCGGACGAAGGAAATAGGCGTCAGAAAAGTGCTTGGCGCGTCGGTAGGCAACATTGCGGGTATGCTCTCGGCCGAATTTCTCCGGCTGGTGTGCGTTGCATTGGTAATCGCCACGCCCATCGCGTGGGTGGGGATGCGGCAGTGGTTACAGGGATTCGCCTATCAGGTAGGCATCCAATGGTGGATTTTCCCGGCTACGGGGCTTTTCGCCATTGTCCTGGCATTGCTTACAGTCGGTTTCCAGAGCATAAAAGCGGCATTGACGGACCCTGTAAAATCTTTAAAGAGTGAATGA